Proteins encoded within one genomic window of Arachis ipaensis cultivar K30076 chromosome B08, Araip1.1, whole genome shotgun sequence:
- the LOC107611284 gene encoding citrate synthase, mitochondrial isoform X3, whose amino-acid sequence MAFFRSVSALSRLRSRVGQQPTLANSVRWLQIQTSTATDLRSELKELIPEYQERVKKLRKEHANVELGKITVDMVLGGMRGMTALVWLGSAVDPDEGIRFRGMTIPDCQKKLPGACPGGEPLPEGILWLLLTGKIPNKEQVDSLSQELRSRATIPDYAFKAIDALPVSAHPMTQFTTGVMALQVESEFQKAYESGIAKARYWEPTYEDTLNLIARLPGIAAYIYRRKYKDGKIIPLDDSLDYGANYAHMLGFDDPEMLEFMRLYISIHSDHEGGNVSSHTAHLVASPLSDPYLAFAAALNGLAGPLHGLANQEVLRWIRSIVAEFGTPNISTEQLSEYIHKTLNSGQVIPGYGHGVLRKTDPRYTCQREFALKHLPNDPYFQLVSKIKEVVPPILTKLGKVKNPWPNVDAHSGVLLNYYGLTEENYYTVLFGVSRAVLHSVAVANPSSWNATRKAQKCYIGETRAIVCQIIIW is encoded by the exons ATGGCGTTCTTCAGAAGCGTTTCTGCGCTTTCTAGGCTACGATCTCGCGTG GGTCAACAACCTACCCTTGCCAATTCAGTTAGATGGCTTCAAATTCAGACATCCACTGCCACT GATCTACGTTCTGAGTTGAAGGAGCTAATTCCAGAATATCAG GAGCGTGTTAAGAAGCTGAGGAAAGAGCATGCAAATGTTGAATTGGGAAAAATCACTGTTGATATG GTACTTGGTGGAATGAGAGGAATGACGGCTTTGGTATGGCTAGGTTCAGCTGTCGATCCAGATGAG GGAATTCGCTTTAGGGGCATGACAATTCCTGACTGCCAGAAAAAACTTCCTGGTGCATGTCCTGGTGGGGAGCCATTGCCTGAGGGCATACTCTGGCTTCTATTGACAGGAAAG ATACCTAATAAGGAGCAAGTAGATTCATTATCCCAGGAATTGCGAAGTCGTGCAACTATCCCAG ATTATGCTTTTAAGGCTATTGATGCTTTGCCTGTTTCTGCTCATCCAATGACTCAGTTTACTACTGGTGTCATGGCCTTGCAG GTTGAGAGTGAATTTCAGAAGGCATACGAGAGTGGGATAGCTAAGGCAAG GTACTGGGAACCAACGTATGAGGATACATTGAATTTAATTGCTCGTTTGCCTGGAATTGCTGCTTATATTTATAGGAG GAAATACAAGGATGGAAAAATCATACCATTGGATGATTCTTTGGATTATGGTGCAAACTATGCTCACATGTTAGGATTTGACGATCCAGAAATGCTGGAGTTTATGAGGCTGTATATTTCCATTCATAG TGATCATGAAGGTGGTAATGTTAGTTCTCATACAGCCCACCTA GTAGCCAGTCCACTATCAGATCCTTACCTTGCATTTGCGGCTGCTTTGAATGGTTTAGCTGGGCCACTCCATGGGTTGGCTAATCAG GAGGTTCTGCGATGGATCCGATCAATAGTTGCGGAGTTTGGCACTCCAAACATTAGTACAGAGCAACTGAGCGAGTACATTCATAAAACATTGAATAGTGGCCAG GTTATTCCTGGATACGGACATGGTGTTTTGCGCAAAACAGATCCAAGATACACATGCCAGAGGGAGTTTGCTTTGAAGCATTTGCCAAATGATCCATATTTCCAGCTG GTGTCAAAAATAAAAGAGGTTGTGCCTCCTATTCTCACCAAGTTAGGCAAG GTTAAAAACCCATGGCCTAATGTTGATGCTCACAGTGGAGTGCTACTGAACTACTATGGTCTTACCGAGGAAAA CTATTATACTGTTCTCTTTGGCGTGTCGCGAGCTGTCCTCCACTCAGTTGCTGTCGCAAACCCG AGCTCTTGGAATGCCACTCGAAAGGCCCAAAAGTGTTACATTGGAGAAACTAGAGCAATTGTGTGCCAAATAATCATATG GTAA
- the LOC107611284 gene encoding citrate synthase, mitochondrial isoform X1, producing the protein MAFFRSVSALSRLRSRVGQQPTLANSVRWLQIQTSTATDLRSELKELIPEYQERVKKLRKEHANVELGKITVDMVLGGMRGMTALVWLGSAVDPDEGIRFRGMTIPDCQKKLPGACPGGEPLPEGILWLLLTGKIPNKEQVDSLSQELRSRATIPDYAFKAIDALPVSAHPMTQFTTGVMALQVESEFQKAYESGIAKARYWEPTYEDTLNLIARLPGIAAYIYRRKYKDGKIIPLDDSLDYGANYAHMLGFDDPEMLEFMRLYISIHSDHEGGNVSSHTAHLVASPLSDPYLAFAAALNGLAGPLHGLANQEVLRWIRSIVAEFGTPNISTEQLSEYIHKTLNSGQVIPGYGHGVLRKTDPRYTCQREFALKHLPNDPYFQLVSKIKEVVPPILTKLGKVKNPWPNVDAHSGVLLNYYGLTEENYYTVLFGVSRAVLHSVAVANPSSWNATRKAQKCYIGETRAIVCQIIIW; encoded by the exons ATGGCGTTCTTCAGAAGCGTTTCTGCGCTTTCTAGGCTACGATCTCGCGTG GGTCAACAACCTACCCTTGCCAATTCAGTTAGATGGCTTCAAATTCAGACATCCACTGCCACT GATCTACGTTCTGAGTTGAAGGAGCTAATTCCAGAATATCAG GAGCGTGTTAAGAAGCTGAGGAAAGAGCATGCAAATGTTGAATTGGGAAAAATCACTGTTGATATG GTACTTGGTGGAATGAGAGGAATGACGGCTTTGGTATGGCTAGGTTCAGCTGTCGATCCAGATGAG GGAATTCGCTTTAGGGGCATGACAATTCCTGACTGCCAGAAAAAACTTCCTGGTGCATGTCCTGGTGGGGAGCCATTGCCTGAGGGCATACTCTGGCTTCTATTGACAGGAAAG ATACCTAATAAGGAGCAAGTAGATTCATTATCCCAGGAATTGCGAAGTCGTGCAACTATCCCAG ATTATGCTTTTAAGGCTATTGATGCTTTGCCTGTTTCTGCTCATCCAATGACTCAGTTTACTACTGGTGTCATGGCCTTGCAG GTTGAGAGTGAATTTCAGAAGGCATACGAGAGTGGGATAGCTAAGGCAAG GTACTGGGAACCAACGTATGAGGATACATTGAATTTAATTGCTCGTTTGCCTGGAATTGCTGCTTATATTTATAGGAG GAAATACAAGGATGGAAAAATCATACCATTGGATGATTCTTTGGATTATGGTGCAAACTATGCTCACATGTTAGGATTTGACGATCCAGAAATGCTGGAGTTTATGAGGCTGTATATTTCCATTCATAG TGATCATGAAGGTGGTAATGTTAGTTCTCATACAGCCCACCTA GTAGCCAGTCCACTATCAGATCCTTACCTTGCATTTGCGGCTGCTTTGAATGGTTTAGCTGGGCCACTCCATGGGTTGGCTAATCAG GAGGTTCTGCGATGGATCCGATCAATAGTTGCGGAGTTTGGCACTCCAAACATTAGTACAGAGCAACTGAGCGAGTACATTCATAAAACATTGAATAGTGGCCAG GTTATTCCTGGATACGGACATGGTGTTTTGCGCAAAACAGATCCAAGATACACATGCCAGAGGGAGTTTGCTTTGAAGCATTTGCCAAATGATCCATATTTCCAGCTG GTGTCAAAAATAAAAGAGGTTGTGCCTCCTATTCTCACCAAGTTAGGCAAG GTTAAAAACCCATGGCCTAATGTTGATGCTCACAGTGGAGTGCTACTGAACTACTATGGTCTTACCGAGGAAAA CTATTATACTGTTCTCTTTGGCGTGTCGCGAGCTGTCCTCCACTCAGTTGCTGTCGCAAACCCG AGCTCTTGGAATGCCACTCGAAAGGCCCAAAAGTGTTACATTGGAGAAACTAGAGCAATTGTGTGCCAAATAATCATATGGTAA
- the LOC107611285 gene encoding protein MAIN-LIKE 1-like — protein MTENDGINYQRQIAKVRVQNGIVEKPERCIRSMRRQQGMRLDDRYVPYLQMAGLYHLARLNDRWFRLDEALDVAYQLGLPVDGRYVSGCLSEFHIYIDGGRPPWVWFQELLGVIPPPSQVQKYAVNCTWFQETFGECPEDADDDTVRRYVRAYIMMLLGTQLFADKSGNRIHIRWLPYVARLEELGTYSWGSAALAWLYRCMCRVANRHVVKLAGPLQLLQSWIFWRFPQFRPTGYEAFSWPLASRYYAGPILFQYDLQLSWRSGAP, from the exons ATGACAGAGAACGACGGAATCAATTACCAAAGGCAAATAGCAAAGGTAAGAGTGCAGAATGGAATTGTAGAGAAG CCCGAGCGATGCATTAGGAGCATGaggcggcagcagggcatgcgtCTTGATGACAGATACGTTCCATACTTGCAGATGGCAGGGCtataccatcttgcaaggctgAACGACCGGTGGTTCCGGCTAGACGAGGCGCTC gacgtggcataccagctgGGTTTGCCAGTCGATGGCCGTTACGTGAGCGGGTGCCTGTCAGAGTTTCATATATACATCGATGGCGGCCGTCCACCCTGGGTCTGGTTCCAGGAGTTGCTAGGAGTTATACCTCCTCCCAGTCAGGTTCAGAAGTATGCAGTGAACTGCACCTGGTTTCAGGAGACCTTTGGTGAGTGCCCTGAGGATGCAGATGATGACACTGTTCGCCGATATGTCCGggcgtacatcatgatgttgcTGGGCACGCAGCTGTTTGCGGACAAGTCTGGCAACCGGATTCACATTAGATGGCTTCCATATGTAGCGAGGCTGGAGGAGCTGGGTACGTATAGCTGGGGTTCGGCAGCACTGGcctggttgtaccggtgcatgtgcagGGTGGCAAACAGACATGTTGTGAAGTTAGCGGGCCCGCTCCAGCTACTGCAGTCTTGGATCTTTTGGCGGTTTCCTCAGTTTAGGCCTACAGGATATGAGGCCTTCAGCTGGCCTTTGGCGTCGAGGTACTATGCTGGGCCTATTCTTTTTCAATATGACTTACAGCTGTCGTGGCGTtcaggagcaccttga